The following nucleotide sequence is from Zea mays cultivar B73 chromosome 1, Zm-B73-REFERENCE-NAM-5.0, whole genome shotgun sequence.
AAGGAGTGGGTGCAGGCGGCGGCGGACGCGGCGTCGTGGTGCGTGGCGCTGTCGCTGGTGGCGATGCTGGTGGTGGTGTGCACGCTGGGCGCCGGGGAAGGCGGGGGCGGCGCGCCGGTGGTGGTGGTGCGCGGCGCGGCGCTGTCGGCGCGGCCGTGCGAGGAGATCTACGTGGTGgcggagggcgagacgctgcacagcATCAGCGACAAGTGCGGCGACCCTCTCATCCTGGAGCGGAACCCGCACGTGCACGAccccgacgacgtcttccccggccTCGTCATCCGGATCACGCCGTCCAAGCCCAGGTAGATCGATGGCGATCCATCGGTCGTCGTGAACCAAACAGAATGCCGTTGCTGACTTGCTGCGGTGTCGTCAAGCCCCCTCTGCATGATGCCGCGTACGTACTAATACGGTGTGCAGACTGCACTGCAGAGGGAGCGTAGCGATGCAAGAGGACGCCATGTACTGTTAAGTATGCGTGAACAGCGTGTAGCAAGAAGCTCTGGACGAGGCCTCCAGCCTCCTGTGTGTAAATTGTAAGGGACGCCGCGCTAGTGCTTCAAGTGAATGAAGAGATAAAATTGTTGGCTTATTTTTTTATGCTTCAGTAGCTCAACCTCGTTCACTAGTACCTCTTGCCCCTGCTTTCATCGACGAGGGTGGTACCGTCCATCTCGCCGGGGCGGCGACACGTAGCACGGGCCGGCCGGTGAGCTGATGCCACGCAAGTCCCAACGGTCCTTGGCCGGTTCGTCTGCTTCCAgtccagggctcttcctcccaatCCCAAAGCGATACGTGGGGGGCAGGGACTGTTCTATCTACGGTCGTCTCGTCAGTGGTGTCTGGTGTGGTGCTGGGCTGGGCATCGGACCGTTGGTGTCTTGGAGACCGTTAGAACAGTCTCAACATAAGAAACTAATTATAGTTTCTATAGTCTCCACGTCATTTAAAACTACTACTCTGCGTCTCATTATATAAGTCCTAAGCAGCTCTAGTTCAAAGACTAATAAATTCATTTTATTCTCTCTATAATACTGTATCGATATACATGTGTATAGAGAATACGCCTTATATTGTGGGACAAAAATAAAAAACGGTTACACCTTATATTCTAGAATGGAGGAATTACTAGACACTACCTCTTCAAGGCAACAATCAATATTATTTAACTGAATTTAATATTAATCTTCTCTTATTTGATATTGTGTCGAAACTAAGTCTATGCAAAACCTAGTTTACTCTTTTTTTCATTTAATTGCTTGTCACATCATCTTTTAGGCTATGGTAGCTGAATTAATGCTCTGAAAACTGAATGATATGGAGGATTAGGACTGCTCTTAGAGTCTTGATCGTCAGTATCATCGTTGTAGGATATTTAAATTAAATTCTACGCAGAACTGATTTAATACATATTAATTAAGGGCGTGATTTCTAGTGTATTTATTCGTCTTATGTTCTTCAGCCAGTGTCAAACAAATTAGATTTGTCAGGATAAACAAACCAAATTAGCAATCATCATCGTCAATGCTACCAAGCTGATGAGAGTAAATCTTAGGTCGTGTTTGGATGTAAAGTTTTTTAAACCCATGATTTTTTTAATACTATATTCAAATGTCATGACAAAACTATGGTAGTTTTACCGCATTCAAAGCCACAATTTTGTAACAACGTATAAACCGTAGTATTCTAGTGCAAGTGTACAGTTAGTGTTGGGTGCATGGAAACAGGGTACCCAAAGAAGACCCCAATACCTCCCAAAAACGGTCTGCCTGCCAAGCAGTTCGACGAGAAGGCCCAAAAGGCCACCCAGGGACAACTCGTCAAGCCGACTGCCCACCGAACAAATGTCCGCCGAGCGACCCAGCGAGGCGAGGTTGCCGAGCAACCTGCCCACCGAACAACCAACAAGGCGAGGCTACCGACTAACCTGCCCGCCAAGTAACCCAACGAGATATGGTTGCCGACCACCAACCTACCCACCGAGCAACCCAACGAGGCGAGACTACTGACCAACCTGCCTGTCGAGCAACCCAGCAAGACAAAAGCCGACCGACTTAGTATTATCAAGCCATGTCGGCACGATGGGACATCACTGAGTCATGCCCGGACGGTGGAAGAGGTATCGAGGGTCTTTGTCAAACACGACAACGAATATATATCACTGTTGACCAGTAGGACCGGACGACCCCGATTGTAGAAACCTCAGCATCGGAGCTTCTATAGTGACCCATACACCGGAGGGGACATGGCAATACGTCCGAGGCGTGCGTCTACGCATGATGAAAGATGACGCTAGGGGATGACAGAAGATGAAGTTGTACTGAAGACATCCCTAAACCACGCCTTGAGCTAACTCAACAGAACCCACCAAGTACTGTCATGTCTAAATCGGAGTAGCTACAGGAAGGTGGACAGGACACGATACCATACTAGAGGTACGATGACGCACGCCTCGGGAGACGACTCCATAGAGGCTACAAGGCCGAGAAGCTTGACCCAACTAACGAGACCACAAGGGCTACGAGTCTGTATTAAGGTCCGTATTGACACGAGAGGAGTGTCAATGTTTTCATTTTTACACTACCCAATATATGTAAGGAGCATTCTATTCCATTTCTCTCACACCATGTATGTGTACAATGATAGCAATAAGCTTGCATATGTACCATGCTTAAAGAAAATGCAGGCTGCGACAAAATAGGTGGTATACTGCATGCCCACGTAGACCGGGCAAACGAACGGCACTGCATGCTACACTTTTTTTTACTTTTCTAGATATGTTTTTACCTATATATGAACGTATAATAAAAACTGTGTATCTAAAAGGCCAAAACAATCCATAATTTAGGTAGAGAGCATGGACATTACATGGCATAAAAAATCAACAATTAGTCTATGCACGATCTCCTCCCCAGTACCAAGATAGACGGGCGAATAATAAAATCGCATGCTTCCATTAGGGTTCAGGTAACCTTGGAATCAAATACACACTTCAGATAGCCGTCGGATGCCGCTTCCTTACTGTTTGCAATACTCAAGTCACAGCGCCATCTCAATTGCCAACATGGACTAACACAAACATGATCCGTGGGGAAACCATCTTAACTTGTATGTAACAGTCCAAATCCCCCAGCACACCAAATAAGCATATCAACGTCATGTTACAGCCCAAACAACACGAGACTCCCACAGgatgtgtgatgctcatgaccttAGCCTTTTAAGGTCCCTTTCATCACGATCATAGTTCCGGTGCTCATGCGCATCCTTTCTCTTCCGATTGTCATGCTCCGGAGAATGGTGTTCCTGACTGTCCATGGATAGCTCACCCTCTTCGGTATTCTCACGGTCGGTGCTCCGGTGGTCTACACGGTGTGAAGGATGAGGCCAGCTCTGCCTTCTCTCCTGCTTGACCTTCTCATCCTCAACCGCCAACTCCACGCCATGTTCCAGCTCCCTCTCAATGAGGTCATCATCATCCATCACATCAACCTTTCTCGAAAGGTCACCTTTTGATCTCCGCTTCTCCAGGGCCGCTttcaccttatccttgtttatctTTTTCATTGCATCCATCATCGAGGCTGACACGTTGGGACCCTCGCTGCTGTTAGCACTGTCATCCCTTGCTTCATTTGGGGGTACCCTATAGTTTCGCTTCTCCGGATGAGGGTGATCATAGCCATGGTGGCCTGACATGTTCTGCTGGCTCGATTGCCTGGTTGCTTGGTTATGTTCATGGGCAGGAGGTTCATCAACTACTCCTGGAACTTTACCCAGAGCACGTTGATTCACAGCAGTTACAGAACTGCCTTCAGTATCATTACCTTGTGATGGTGGTGGTTGAACACGGTTCTGCTCATAGAGTTCCAACATCTGGTTGCTAACCTCTGAGAGGAGTAAACCAAAAACATAAAGCATAAGCATGTGTGTTCGATGGTATTATTCATAAAAATGATCTTCCAAAACAAAAATATAGCATCAGAAGTGAAGAAAAGGACCAAAAGAATAATCATGATGGCAAATGGATACACAGCAAAATTGCAAGATTGGCAAGACCTAACTAAACGAATGCACTAAAATGACACCACCAACAAATTATTCCTGACTATCTGTACTTGGCATGTCCCCAGGATGCATCTGAAGTCAACTGGGGTTGCCTTGAGTGTAGAGCCATATATCGTGGAATTGTGTGTGCCTTCAACCTATCTTAGTTCCACGATCATATCATTTTTGGACACGCCAATTATCTTTGGCTGTCCAATTTCCATGGGATTACTAGATAGCTAATTAGTAGGAAACTAGCACTTACGACATTGTTTTTTTACAGTAGTGCAGTTAAGTTGCACACTAGTGACTTTGCATCTAGAGACCAACCTTCCAACTGCCGCGGAGTTACATCAAACTCTTGCCACCAGACCTTCTCGCCATCTGATGGAAGCTTGACTTTAAGAAACTTCGCAGCCAGGAAGATTGCGCCAGCCGCAATATGGTGCGGTTTAAATTGCAGGCAAAGTGAAGTGCGGAGCCTGCACACCCCTTTTAAGGTATAGTAAGTAGGCATGTTTGTGGATTACTATTTGCAGTGATGAAGAGTAATTTTAGCATACCCATCATTGACAAAATTCCAGGCAACTTGCGCAAGTGCATTTTGAGCAACCTCAAATTTTTTTATTGCTTCAACCAAGGGCTTGTAAGGATGGTTCACATTAAAATCAAAACCAAGTGTTACAAGAACAACACGTTCCCCAAGTAAAATAAGTTCCTTCTGTTGTTCATATACTTCCTGAAGAAAGAAAACAAACAGACTCGGTTATTGTTGTGTGCCACAGTAATCAGGATGTAAAGTTGCATAAAAAAAGAGCAGCCCTGGCCTTGcctttagaaaagaaaaaaagtacCATAGGAGAAATGAAAAAGAAGAGCCATCAACAGAACAATAATAGGAGAAAAGGATAATAACATCATAGTTCATAGGTTACAAAGCTTGGATTACCtagaacaggaaaaatcaagataTTAAATGCTCTAAAAATCACCTTATGTTTTATTCGTTGAACTGCAGCAGGATCCTTTTTGTGGATGATCTCGTATGAAAGAAGTATGACATCCTTCAGAGGTCTGGGTGTTTCTTCAACTTTTCCCGCCAAGAACATACATACTGTTGCAATTGTCTGCATTGTTATAATG
It contains:
- the LOC103630860 gene encoding cyclin-T1-3 isoform X2; this encodes MVIMQSSDSSHNGSHNGIVENSPYRIPYDRHAEGDQLGASWYFSRKEIEENSVSRRDGIDLKKESYLRKSYCTFLQDLGMRLKVPQVTIATAIVFCHRFFLRQSHAKNDRRTIATVCMFLAGKVEETPRPLKDVILLSYEIIHKKDPAAVQRIKHKEVYEQQKELILLGERVVLVTLGFDFNVNHPYKPLVEAIKKFEVAQNALAQVAWNFVNDGLRTSLCLQFKPHHIAAGAIFLAAKFLKVKLPSDGEKVWWQEFDVTPRQLEEVSNQMLELYEQNRVQPPPSQGNDTEGSSVTAVNQRALGKVPGVVDEPPAHEHNQATRQSSQQNMSGHHGYDHPHPEKRNYRVPPNEARDDSANSSEGPNVSASMMDAMKKINKDKVKAALEKRRSKGDLSRKVDVMDDDDLIERELEHGVELAVEDEKVKQERRQSWPHPSHRVDHRSTDRENTEEGELSMDSQEHHSPEHDNRKRKDAHEHRNYDRDERDLKRLRS
- the LOC103630860 gene encoding cyclin-T1-3 isoform X1 yields the protein MQVFEKRNIIMVIMQSSDSSHNGSHNGIVENSPYRIPYDRHAEGDQLGASWYFSRKEIEENSVSRRDGIDLKKESYLRKSYCTFLQDLGMRLKVPQVTIATAIVFCHRFFLRQSHAKNDRRTIATVCMFLAGKVEETPRPLKDVILLSYEIIHKKDPAAVQRIKHKEVYEQQKELILLGERVVLVTLGFDFNVNHPYKPLVEAIKKFEVAQNALAQVAWNFVNDGLRTSLCLQFKPHHIAAGAIFLAAKFLKVKLPSDGEKVWWQEFDVTPRQLEEVSNQMLELYEQNRVQPPPSQGNDTEGSSVTAVNQRALGKVPGVVDEPPAHEHNQATRQSSQQNMSGHHGYDHPHPEKRNYRVPPNEARDDSANSSEGPNVSASMMDAMKKINKDKVKAALEKRRSKGDLSRKVDVMDDDDLIERELEHGVELAVEDEKVKQERRQSWPHPSHRVDHRSTDRENTEEGELSMDSQEHHSPEHDNRKRKDAHEHRNYDRDERDLKRLRS
- the LOC100284098 gene encoding lysM domain containing protein, which codes for MAGRRQIKKEWVQAAADAASWCVALSLVAMLVVVCTLGAGEGGGGAPVVVVRGAALSARPCEEIYVVAEGETLHSISDKCGDPLILERNPHVHDPDDVFPGLVIRITPSKPR